One window of the Paenibacillus beijingensis genome contains the following:
- a CDS encoding sugar phosphate nucleotidyltransferase: protein MKGIILAGGTGSRLYPLTKVTNKHLLPVGKYPMIFHSIAKLKECDITDILIVTGKEHMGDVVSLLGSGKDFGVTFTYKVQDEAGGIAQALGLAEQFVCGDQMVVILGDNVFADSIAPYVHNFREQRNGAKILIQEVHDPQRYGVPELDGERIVSIEEKPKQPKSSYAVTGIYMYDSRVFEIVRTLKPSARGELEITDVNNAYISSKELSYDILKGWWTDAGTHASLTLANELAKNVLFGEEFGKLKL, encoded by the coding sequence ATGAAAGGGATTATTCTCGCAGGAGGTACAGGTTCGCGTCTCTACCCCCTAACAAAAGTGACAAACAAACATCTACTCCCAGTAGGCAAATACCCCATGATTTTTCACTCTATCGCTAAATTGAAGGAATGTGACATTACCGATATTCTCATTGTCACCGGTAAAGAGCATATGGGCGATGTAGTCAGCCTGCTCGGAAGCGGGAAGGATTTCGGCGTTACGTTCACCTACAAGGTGCAGGACGAAGCAGGAGGCATTGCGCAGGCACTTGGCCTGGCCGAGCAGTTTGTATGCGGGGATCAAATGGTCGTCATTCTTGGGGACAATGTGTTCGCTGACAGTATCGCTCCTTATGTACATAACTTCCGCGAGCAGCGGAATGGCGCGAAAATACTCATTCAGGAAGTCCACGATCCGCAGCGTTATGGTGTCCCGGAACTCGATGGAGAGCGGATTGTATCCATTGAAGAAAAGCCGAAGCAGCCGAAGAGCAGCTATGCTGTGACCGGCATTTATATGTACGACAGCCGGGTATTTGAGATTGTTCGGACGCTGAAGCCTTCGGCGCGCGGGGAATTGGAAATCACCGATGTGAACAACGCCTATATCTCATCGAAAGAATTATCATATGATATATTGAAAGGCTGGTGGACCGACGCAGGTACGCATGCTTCGTTGACCCTTGCGAACGAGCTGGCTAAAAATGTCTTGTTCGGAGAAGAGTTCGGGAAGTTGAAGCTGTAA
- the rfbB gene encoding dTDP-glucose 4,6-dehydratase, whose product MKLLVTGGAGFIGSNFVLYMAEKYPHYEIINIDALTYAGNLENLKSVEQHPNYRFVKADITDRSSLEALFAEGVDVVANFAAESHVDRSILEPDVFVKTNVLGTQTLLELAKQYGVTKFVQVSTDEVYGTLGETGLFTEETPLAANSPYSASKAGADLLVRAYHETFGLPVNITRCSNNYGPYQFPEKLIPLMIDNALQDKPLPVYGDGLNVRDWLYVEDHCSAIDLVIHKGVNGEVYNVGGRNERTNIHVVKTILAELGKPESLITYVKDRLGHDRRYAIDADKIRNELGWSPQHDYESGIRKTIQWYLDNREWMEGVLSGGYKDYFEKQYGERLDTASADRDAT is encoded by the coding sequence GTGAAACTGCTTGTTACCGGCGGCGCCGGGTTTATTGGCAGCAATTTTGTGCTGTATATGGCGGAAAAATATCCGCATTATGAGATCATTAACATCGATGCGCTGACATACGCGGGCAACCTGGAAAATTTGAAGTCGGTAGAGCAGCATCCCAATTACCGTTTCGTGAAAGCGGATATTACGGACCGTTCGTCGCTGGAGGCGCTTTTTGCCGAGGGTGTCGATGTGGTGGCGAATTTTGCGGCGGAGTCGCATGTGGACCGGAGCATTTTGGAACCGGATGTGTTCGTGAAAACGAATGTGCTCGGGACCCAGACGCTGCTGGAGCTGGCGAAGCAGTATGGAGTGACGAAGTTTGTGCAGGTGTCCACCGATGAGGTGTACGGCACACTCGGCGAGACGGGGCTGTTCACGGAGGAAACGCCGCTTGCGGCGAACAGTCCTTATTCGGCAAGCAAAGCGGGCGCGGATCTGCTCGTGCGTGCTTATCATGAGACGTTCGGCCTGCCGGTTAATATTACGCGCTGCTCCAACAACTACGGACCGTATCAGTTCCCGGAAAAGCTGATTCCGCTTATGATCGACAACGCGCTTCAGGATAAGCCGCTGCCGGTGTACGGCGACGGACTTAATGTTCGCGATTGGCTGTATGTGGAGGACCACTGCAGTGCGATTGATCTTGTCATTCATAAAGGCGTGAACGGTGAGGTATATAATGTCGGCGGCCGCAATGAGCGGACGAATATTCATGTGGTGAAGACGATATTGGCGGAGCTGGGCAAACCGGAGTCGCTGATCACCTACGTGAAGGACCGGCTTGGACATGACCGCCGCTACGCGATTGACGCCGATAAAATCCGCAATGAGCTCGGGTGGAGCCCGCAGCACGATTATGAATCCGGCATCCGCAAGACAATTCAGTGGTATCTCGACAACCGCGAATGGATGGAAGGCGTGCTGAGCGGCGGCTACAAAGATTATTTTGAGAAACAGTACGGGGAACGTCTGGATACCGCTTCGGCAGACCGTGATGCAACCTAA
- the rfbC gene encoding dTDP-4-dehydrorhamnose 3,5-epimerase — translation MNVRETKLPGLKLIEPAVFGDHRGFFTESYNEQRFHEHGITTKFMQDNHSLSVEAGVLRGMHYQLNPKAQTKLVRCTAGAIYDVVVDIRRGSPTFGQWQGFILSAANHRQLLVPKGFAHGFCTLVPNCEVQYKVDEFYSAENDRGIAWDDPALAIDWPVSKPVLSDKDGKHPVLADADINFVFEG, via the coding sequence ATGAACGTGAGAGAAACAAAGCTCCCGGGTCTGAAGCTGATTGAACCGGCGGTGTTCGGGGATCACCGGGGTTTTTTTACGGAAAGTTATAATGAACAGCGGTTTCATGAGCATGGGATTACAACCAAGTTCATGCAGGATAATCATTCCCTCTCGGTGGAGGCGGGCGTGCTGCGGGGGATGCATTACCAATTAAATCCGAAGGCGCAAACGAAGCTGGTGCGCTGCACAGCCGGGGCGATTTATGACGTGGTGGTGGACATCCGCCGGGGATCACCTACGTTCGGGCAGTGGCAGGGGTTTATTTTGAGTGCGGCGAATCATCGGCAGCTGCTGGTGCCGAAAGGTTTTGCGCACGGATTTTGCACGCTTGTGCCGAACTGCGAGGTGCAGTACAAGGTGGATGAGTTTTATTCGGCTGAGAACGATCGCGGCATCGCTTGGGACGATCCTGCGCTGGCAATCGACTGGCCGGTATCGAAGCCGGTGCTGTCGGATAAGGACGGCAAACATCCCGTGCTGGCTGATGCGGACATCAATTTTGTGTTTGAAGGTTGA
- the rfbD gene encoding dTDP-4-dehydrorhamnose reductase gives MEKKLKIAVTGANGQLGTELAEWKAEGLDIRGYVRETLDITDLSQCKMCFAEFKPDVVIHCAAYTAVDQAEAEPDAAYRVNAAGTRNVAVAARAVGAKLIFISTDYVFDGTGTRPYNEYDRTNPLSVYGKSKLAGEQLVQTLHERYFIVRTSWVYGRYGNNFVKTMLKLGKERDRLSVVADQVGSPTYVADLAAFVLELAGSEAYGIYHASNSGTCSWYEFAKAIFEESGMSVTVEPCTTEQFPRPAPRPRYSVMDHSAIRANGFEDLRGWREALRDFLTSSGMM, from the coding sequence ATGGAAAAAAAATTAAAAATCGCGGTTACCGGAGCCAATGGACAGCTTGGCACGGAACTGGCGGAATGGAAGGCCGAAGGGCTGGACATTCGCGGCTACGTGCGGGAAACGCTGGATATTACCGATCTGTCGCAATGTAAGATGTGCTTTGCGGAATTTAAGCCGGACGTGGTCATTCACTGCGCCGCTTATACGGCGGTGGATCAGGCGGAGGCGGAGCCGGATGCGGCTTACCGGGTGAACGCCGCCGGGACGCGCAATGTGGCGGTAGCCGCACGAGCTGTTGGGGCCAAGCTGATTTTTATCAGCACGGATTACGTTTTTGACGGCACGGGGACAAGGCCGTACAACGAGTACGACCGGACGAATCCGTTATCGGTGTACGGAAAATCGAAGCTGGCGGGCGAACAGCTGGTGCAGACGCTGCACGAACGTTATTTTATCGTCAGGACATCGTGGGTGTATGGCCGTTACGGCAACAATTTCGTGAAAACGATGCTAAAGCTGGGCAAGGAGCGGGATCGTCTAAGCGTCGTGGCCGACCAGGTCGGTTCGCCGACGTATGTGGCTGATTTGGCGGCGTTTGTGCTGGAGTTGGCCGGAAGCGAGGCGTATGGGATATACCACGCTTCTAATAGCGGCACTTGCTCCTGGTACGAGTTTGCAAAGGCGATTTTTGAAGAGAGCGGCATGAGTGTTACAGTGGAGCCGTGCACGACGGAGCAGTTTCCAAGACCCGCGCCGAGACCGCGCTATTCCGTTATGGATCACAGCGCGATCCGGGCGAATGGCTTTGAAGATTTGCGCGGCTGGCGCGAAGCGCTGCGGGATTTTTTAACGAGTTCGGGTATGATGTGA
- a CDS encoding glycosyltransferase family 2 protein produces the protein MLPIVKETMNSNHINPTIDILLSTYNGGEYLQQQLDSILNQTYDNWKVLIRDDGSTDETLRIIESYSSTYPKKFKFVDTGSVRLGASQSFAGLMEYSDSDYIMFCDQDDVWLPKKVEQAYQKMKQTESNQDQPVLIHTDLTVVNENLELISDSYWDYQRLNINSVRLEQMLVQNHVTGCTVLINKALKNHCLPIPVDAMMHDWWIALIAGVFGKIEGISESSILYRQHSKNHIGAKKYTNLSLLLKLASLKDRNQIFQRTIKQANALLKNYHKKLSSAHKQILYDYVNISKQNWFLRMKIAFRYEFFKIGFWPKVSTAFHLLILKRER, from the coding sequence TTGCTTCCTATCGTCAAAGAAACCATGAATTCGAACCATATAAATCCTACCATCGATATTTTACTTTCTACTTATAATGGTGGAGAATACTTACAACAGCAGCTTGATTCGATTTTGAACCAAACATACGACAATTGGAAGGTGCTAATCAGAGACGACGGATCTACTGATGAAACGTTAAGAATAATAGAATCGTATAGCAGTACGTACCCAAAAAAGTTCAAGTTTGTGGATACTGGGAGCGTTCGGTTAGGAGCAAGCCAAAGTTTCGCCGGATTAATGGAGTATTCTGATTCAGATTATATTATGTTTTGCGACCAGGACGATGTCTGGTTACCCAAAAAGGTTGAGCAAGCATATCAGAAGATGAAACAAACTGAAAGTAACCAAGACCAACCTGTCCTTATTCATACTGATTTGACAGTAGTTAATGAGAATCTAGAACTTATATCGGACTCCTATTGGGATTATCAGAGACTAAATATTAATTCTGTCAGACTAGAACAAATGCTCGTTCAGAACCACGTCACCGGTTGTACGGTATTGATTAACAAGGCGTTAAAGAATCATTGTTTACCGATACCTGTGGATGCAATGATGCATGATTGGTGGATTGCGCTGATTGCCGGAGTTTTTGGGAAAATTGAAGGTATTTCAGAGAGCAGCATTTTATATAGACAGCATTCGAAAAATCATATCGGGGCCAAGAAATATACGAACTTATCGTTATTGTTGAAGCTTGCCAGTCTAAAGGACAGGAATCAAATATTTCAACGCACAATTAAACAGGCGAATGCTTTGTTGAAAAATTATCATAAAAAACTAAGCTCAGCCCATAAACAAATTCTTTATGACTATGTAAATATTAGTAAGCAGAACTGGTTTCTTAGAATGAAGATTGCTTTCCGATACGAATTTTTTAAAATAGGTTTTTGGCCAAAAGTCTCTACTGCATTTCATTTACTTATCTTAAAAAGAGAGAGGTAG